A window of Desulfovibrio sp. UIB00 genomic DNA:
CCAAGGCCGCCGGCATCAACCCCGGCGACAGGGTGCGCGTGCGGGATGCCGCAGGCAAATCCATGGGCGAGGCCGGGGTCAAGATCACCTCTGCCATCCATCCTGAGGCCATCTTTGTGGTACATGGCTTTGGCCACGACCTGCCTTGCGAAAGCCGGGCCTTCCACAAGGGCATTTCTGACAGCAAGTGCCTGCGCGGCGGTCTGGATTTGCAGGATACGGGCGGCGGCGGCCTGTCCATGCAGGAGCATTTTGTCACGCTGGAGAAGGTGGCCGGTTCCGGCGCTGCCTAGGCGGACTCTGCCTCGGATATTGTCAAAGGCATGGCCTGATACTGCAAGGAAATTTACGGGAACAACCCACCGAGCCGCGTGGGAGGATGGTTATGAGCAAATATATTGTCATGCACAATTCGGCGGATTGCATAGGCTGCAAGGCCTGCGAGGTTCAGTGCCGCAGCCTGCACAACGGCGGGCCGGGGGCTTTTTTCTGCCGCGTTCTTTCCGTGGAGCAGACCGAACCCAAGCCCGCGCTGGGCTTTGTGTATACCTCGTGCTTTCACTGTGAAAATCCCTGGTGCGTCAAGGCCTGCCCCACAGGGGCCATGCGCCGCAGGGACGATGGCATTGTCTATGTGGAAACCTCGGCCTGCGTGGGCTGCAAGGCCTGCATCACCGCCTGCCCCTGGGCTGC
This region includes:
- a CDS encoding 4Fe-4S dicluster domain-containing protein — encoded protein: MSKYIVMHNSADCIGCKACEVQCRSLHNGGPGAFFCRVLSVEQTEPKPALGFVYTSCFHCENPWCVKACPTGAMRRRDDGIVYVETSACVGCKACITACPWAAPQWNAQTGKVDKCDLCRDRIDQGLKPACVTTCAMSCLQFSTPDAASQEKRQEFAEQMQRNRPVVR